In the genome of Pseudomonas sp. LBUM920, one region contains:
- the cmoB gene encoding tRNA 5-methoxyuridine(34)/uridine 5-oxyacetic acid(34) synthase CmoB, whose amino-acid sequence MIDLSPLARHLVGTPLAVWAQGLQAQLDSKMEKGHGDLERWQSALDALPQIQPSEVDLLNGLTLDTDCDDATRAQMRTALMGLSPWRKGPFNLFGVHVDTEWRSDWKWTRVAPHLNLNGKRILDVGCGNGYYMWRMLGAGADSVIGVDPNWLFFCQFQAVQRYLNEPKAWHLPFPFEDLPPNLEGFDTVFSMGVFYHRRSPIEHLLALKDCLVKGGELVLETLVVEGDQQQVLVPEDRYAQMRNVWFLPSVPALMLWLRRAGFSEVRCVDVSVTTVEEQRGTEWMKYQSLSDFLDPDDHSKTIEGLPAPMRAVIIAKK is encoded by the coding sequence ATGATTGATCTGTCCCCCCTCGCCCGCCACCTGGTCGGCACTCCGTTGGCCGTGTGGGCCCAAGGCCTGCAAGCGCAACTCGATAGCAAGATGGAAAAGGGTCATGGCGACCTGGAGCGTTGGCAGAGTGCGCTGGATGCGCTGCCGCAGATCCAGCCCAGCGAAGTCGATTTGCTCAATGGCCTGACCCTTGATACCGATTGCGACGACGCCACCCGCGCACAGATGCGCACTGCGCTGATGGGCCTGAGCCCGTGGCGCAAAGGCCCGTTCAACCTGTTTGGCGTGCATGTGGACACCGAATGGCGTTCGGACTGGAAGTGGACGCGGGTTGCCCCGCACCTGAATTTGAACGGCAAGCGCATCCTCGATGTGGGTTGCGGCAACGGCTACTACATGTGGCGCATGCTCGGCGCCGGCGCCGACAGCGTGATTGGCGTGGACCCGAACTGGCTGTTTTTCTGCCAGTTCCAGGCCGTTCAACGCTACCTGAACGAGCCGAAGGCCTGGCACTTGCCGTTCCCGTTTGAAGACCTGCCGCCGAACCTGGAAGGCTTCGACACGGTGTTTTCCATGGGCGTGTTCTATCACCGGCGCTCGCCGATCGAGCATTTGCTGGCGTTGAAAGATTGCCTGGTCAAAGGCGGCGAACTGGTGCTGGAAACCCTGGTGGTGGAAGGCGATCAGCAGCAAGTGCTGGTGCCGGAAGACCGCTACGCACAGATGCGTAACGTGTGGTTCCTGCCGTCGGTGCCGGCGTTGATGCTGTGGCTACGGCGTGCGGGCTTCAGTGAGGTGCGTTGTGTGGATGTGAGCGTGACCACGGTTGAAGAACAGCGCGGGACGGAGTGGATGAAGTATCAGTCGTTGAGTGATTTCCTCGATCCCGATGATCACAGCAAGACGATTGAAGGGCTGCCGGCGCCGATGCGGGCGGTGATTATCGCGAAGAAGTGA
- the era gene encoding GTPase Era, translating into MTDSTATRCGYVAIVGRPNVGKSTLLNHILGQKLAITSRKPQTTRHNMLGIKTEGNVQAVYVDTPGMHKGGEKALNRYMNKTASAALKDVDVVIFVVDRTKWTDEDQMVLERVQYVTGPLIVALNKTDRIEDKAELMPHLTWLQEQLPNAQIMPISAQHGHNLEALERVIAGYLPENEHFFPEDQITDRSSRFLAAELVREKIMRQMGAELPYQITVEIEEFKQQGKTLHIHALILVERDGQKKIIIGDKGERIKRIGTEARKDMELLFDSKIMLNLWVKVKGGWSDDERALRSLGYGDL; encoded by the coding sequence ATGACTGATTCAACCGCAACACGCTGTGGCTATGTTGCCATCGTCGGCCGTCCGAACGTGGGCAAGTCCACGCTGCTGAACCACATCCTGGGCCAGAAGCTTGCGATCACTTCGCGCAAGCCGCAGACCACCCGTCACAACATGCTGGGCATCAAGACCGAAGGCAACGTGCAAGCGGTCTATGTTGATACCCCGGGCATGCACAAAGGTGGCGAGAAGGCACTTAACCGCTACATGAACAAGACCGCTTCGGCGGCGTTGAAAGACGTCGACGTGGTGATCTTCGTGGTTGACCGCACCAAGTGGACCGACGAAGACCAGATGGTTCTTGAGCGCGTGCAGTACGTCACCGGCCCGTTGATCGTCGCGCTGAACAAGACCGACCGCATCGAGGACAAAGCCGAGCTGATGCCGCACCTGACCTGGCTGCAAGAGCAACTGCCGAACGCCCAGATCATGCCGATCTCGGCCCAGCACGGTCACAACCTTGAGGCCCTGGAGCGCGTGATCGCGGGTTACCTGCCCGAGAACGAGCACTTCTTCCCGGAAGATCAGATCACCGACCGCAGCAGCCGTTTCCTCGCCGCTGAACTGGTGCGCGAGAAAATCATGCGCCAGATGGGCGCCGAGCTGCCGTACCAGATCACCGTCGAAATCGAAGAGTTCAAGCAGCAGGGCAAAACCCTGCATATTCATGCGCTGATCCTCGTCGAGCGTGACGGCCAGAAGAAAATCATCATTGGCGACAAGGGCGAGCGCATCAAGCGCATCGGCACCGAAGCGCGCAAGGACATGGAATTGCTGTTTGATTCCAAGATCATGCTCAACCTGTGGGTGAAGGTTAAGGGTGGTTGGTCGGATGACGAGCGCGCGCTGCGCTCCCTGGGCTACGGCGACCTGTAG
- the lepB gene encoding signal peptidase I, protein MSLNFPLLLVIAVAVCGLLALLDLVFFAPRRRAAIASYQGSVSQPDAVVVEKLNKEPLLVEYGKSFFPVLFIVLVLRSFLVEPFQIPSGSMKPTLDVGDFILVNKFSYGIRLPVLDKKVIPVGDPQRGDVMVFRYPSDPNVNYIKRVVGLPGDVIRYTSDKRLFINGESVAEKLIGAEPNTLGSAELYQEKLGAVEHEIRKEMSRYRAMPDGEWKVPAGHYFMMGDNRDNSNDSRYWDDPNIPKDLLGMVPDENIVGKAFAVWMSWPEPKLSHLPNFSRVGLIK, encoded by the coding sequence ATGTCACTAAATTTCCCGCTGTTGCTGGTCATCGCCGTTGCCGTTTGCGGTCTCCTGGCGTTGCTCGATCTGGTGTTCTTCGCCCCGCGTCGGCGGGCGGCTATCGCTTCCTATCAGGGCAGCGTCAGCCAGCCCGATGCGGTGGTGGTCGAGAAGCTGAACAAAGAGCCTCTGCTGGTTGAATACGGCAAGTCGTTCTTCCCGGTGTTGTTCATCGTGCTGGTGCTGCGTTCGTTCCTGGTGGAGCCGTTTCAAATCCCTTCGGGGTCGATGAAACCGACCCTGGACGTGGGCGACTTCATCCTGGTGAACAAGTTTTCCTACGGGATCCGCCTGCCGGTGCTCGACAAGAAAGTCATCCCGGTCGGTGACCCGCAGCGCGGCGATGTGATGGTGTTTCGCTACCCAAGCGACCCGAACGTCAACTACATCAAGCGTGTCGTCGGGCTGCCGGGCGACGTGATCCGCTACACCAGTGACAAGCGTCTGTTCATCAATGGTGAGTCGGTGGCCGAGAAACTGATCGGCGCCGAACCGAACACCTTGGGCAGCGCCGAGCTGTACCAGGAAAAACTCGGTGCGGTAGAGCACGAGATCCGTAAGGAAATGAGCCGCTACCGTGCGATGCCTGATGGCGAATGGAAAGTGCCTGCCGGGCACTACTTCATGATGGGCGACAACCGCGACAACTCCAACGACAGCCGTTACTGGGATGACCCCAATATTCCCAAGGACCTGCTGGGCATGGTTCCCGACGAGAACATTGTCGGCAAGGCCTTTGCGGTCTGGATGAGTTGGCCGGAACCCAAACTCAGCCACCTGCCGAACTTCTCGCGGGTCGGGCTGATCAAGTAA
- a CDS encoding lysoplasmalogenase, producing the protein MPWLILALMGAGTFVYGLSTHAALLCLLVKPLPVLALLGWLHDAPPTDYRRWISLGLIFSLVGDVLLAWPGDLFIFGLGAFLFAHLAYLKAYFSDCRRLALLPLVLALGVGAILLSVLIAHGLGELLIPVVVYALVISAMLWRALARLGSEVPKRSALLAAAGAVSFVFSDTLIGINRFVVAFEAAPYLLISTYWLGQWGITASAFHQTTRAHEGQFG; encoded by the coding sequence ATGCCTTGGCTGATTCTTGCGTTGATGGGCGCCGGCACCTTTGTCTACGGTTTGAGCACCCACGCGGCGTTATTGTGCCTGCTGGTCAAACCGTTGCCGGTGCTGGCGTTGCTGGGCTGGCTGCATGACGCGCCGCCCACCGACTATCGACGCTGGATCAGCCTGGGGCTGATTTTTTCTCTGGTGGGCGACGTGTTGCTCGCGTGGCCGGGCGACCTGTTTATCTTCGGCCTGGGCGCCTTCCTGTTTGCGCACCTGGCGTATTTAAAAGCCTATTTCAGCGATTGCCGGCGCCTGGCGTTGTTGCCGCTGGTATTGGCACTGGGCGTGGGCGCGATTCTGCTGAGCGTTCTGATTGCCCATGGCCTGGGCGAGTTGCTGATTCCGGTGGTGGTGTATGCGCTGGTGATCAGCGCCATGCTCTGGCGTGCGTTGGCGCGACTGGGCAGTGAGGTGCCCAAGCGCTCGGCCCTGCTGGCGGCGGCGGGTGCGGTGTCGTTTGTGTTTTCCGACACGCTGATTGGTATCAATCGGTTCGTGGTCGCCTTTGAGGCGGCGCCCTATTTGTTGATCAGCACGTATTGGCTGGGACAGTGGGGCATCACCGCCTCGGCTTTCCATCAGACAACCCGCGCACACGAGGGCCAATTTGGCTAA
- the rnc gene encoding ribonuclease III — protein sequence MTVSLSRLERQLGYTFKDQELMVLALTHRSFAGRNNERLEFLGDAILNFAAGEALFERFPQAREGQLSRLRARLVKGETLAVLARGFGLGEYLRLGSGELKSGGFRRESILADALEALIGAIYLDAGMETAKERVVAWLASEIESLTLVDTNKDPKTRLQEFLQSRGCELPRYEVVDIQGEPHCRVFFVECEITLLNEKSRGQGVSRRIAEQVAAAAALIALGVENGHD from the coding sequence GTGACCGTTTCTCTAAGTCGTCTCGAGCGTCAGCTCGGCTACACCTTCAAGGACCAGGAATTGATGGTCCTTGCCCTCACACACCGCAGTTTTGCAGGGCGTAATAACGAGCGCCTGGAATTTCTCGGTGATGCCATCCTCAACTTCGCCGCCGGTGAGGCGCTGTTCGAGCGTTTCCCGCAAGCGCGCGAAGGCCAGCTGTCACGCTTGCGTGCGCGGCTGGTGAAAGGCGAGACCCTGGCCGTGCTGGCCCGCGGTTTCGGCCTGGGCGAATACTTGCGCCTGGGTTCCGGTGAACTGAAAAGCGGTGGTTTTCGTCGCGAGTCGATCCTGGCTGATGCCCTCGAAGCGTTGATCGGTGCGATCTACCTGGATGCAGGCATGGAGACGGCCAAAGAGCGCGTGGTGGCCTGGCTGGCTTCGGAGATCGAGAGCCTGACGCTGGTCGACACCAACAAAGATCCCAAAACCCGCTTGCAGGAATTCCTGCAGTCGCGCGGTTGTGAACTGCCACGCTACGAAGTGGTGGATATCCAGGGTGAGCCGCATTGCCGCGTATTCTTCGTGGAATGTGAAATCACCTTATTGAATGAAAAAAGCCGAGGTCAGGGTGTGAGCCGTCGTATTGCCGAACAGGTAGCGGCCGCTGCAGCACTGATTGCCCTGGGCGTGGAGAATGGCCATGACTGA
- a CDS encoding protease inhibitor I42 family protein, whose product MTAARLLLPLSLALLAACASAPKQNVTVENQSACPLQLKTGQNLILTLPSNPTTGYRWAIQDSAGGVLRALSPEVYSSTESGVIGGGGQSTWRFQAFAAGQGRLRLTSQQPWEPEAEPAETFDCAITVN is encoded by the coding sequence ATGACCGCTGCCCGCCTGCTTCTCCCCTTGAGCCTTGCCCTGCTGGCCGCCTGCGCCAGTGCCCCCAAGCAAAACGTCACAGTGGAAAACCAGAGCGCCTGCCCGCTCCAGCTTAAAACCGGGCAAAACCTGATCCTCACCTTGCCGAGCAACCCCACCACCGGCTATCGCTGGGCCATCCAGGATTCCGCCGGCGGCGTGCTGCGTGCACTCAGCCCTGAGGTTTACAGCAGCACCGAGTCCGGTGTGATCGGCGGTGGCGGCCAATCCACTTGGCGTTTCCAGGCCTTCGCGGCCGGCCAGGGCCGTTTGCGCCTGACCTCCCAGCAACCTTGGGAACCGGAAGCCGAGCCTGCCGAAACCTTCGACTGCGCCATCACGGTGAACTGA
- the lepA gene encoding translation elongation factor 4: MSDLSHIRNFSIIAHIDHGKSTLADRFIQMCGGLAEREMEAQVLDSMDLERERGITIKAHSVTLYYTAKDGIKYQLNFIDTPGHVDFTYEVSRSLAACEGALLVVDAGQGVEAQSVANCYTAIEQGLEVMPVLNKIDLPQADPDRVKEEIEKIIGIDATDAVECSAKTGLGVDEVLERLVKTIPAPTGNYEDPLQALIIDSWFDNYLGVVSLVRVRHGRVKKGDKILVKSTGKIHLVDSVGVFNPKHTATTDLKAGEVGFIIAGIKDIHGAPVGDTLTLSSTPDVDVLPGFKRIQPQVYAGLFPVSSDDFEDFREALQKLTLNDSSLQYTPESSDALGFGFRCGFLGMLHMEIIQERLEREYDLDLITTAPTVIFELALKTGETIYVDNPSKLPDLSSIEDMREPIVRANILVPQEHLGNVITLCIEKRGVQHDMLFLGTQVQVTYDLPMNEVVLDFFDRLKSTSRGYASLDYHFDRYQSANLVKLDVLINGDKVDALALIVHKDNAHYKGRQLTEKMKELIPRQMFDVAIQAAIGGQIIARTSVKALRKNVLAKCYGGDVSRKRKLLEKQKAGKKRMKQVGNVEIPQEAFLAVLRLDS; this comes from the coding sequence GTGAGTGATTTGAGTCATATCCGCAATTTCTCCATCATCGCCCACATTGACCATGGTAAGTCGACGCTGGCCGATCGATTCATCCAGATGTGCGGCGGCCTTGCCGAGCGTGAAATGGAGGCCCAGGTACTGGACTCCATGGACCTCGAGCGCGAGCGCGGGATCACCATCAAGGCGCACAGCGTTACCCTGTACTACACCGCCAAAGACGGTATCAAGTACCAGCTCAACTTCATTGACACCCCGGGCCACGTTGACTTCACCTATGAAGTCAGCCGTTCCCTGGCGGCCTGTGAAGGTGCGTTGCTGGTAGTGGACGCGGGCCAGGGCGTCGAAGCCCAGTCCGTGGCCAACTGCTACACCGCCATCGAGCAAGGCCTGGAAGTGATGCCGGTGCTGAACAAGATCGACCTGCCTCAGGCCGATCCGGACCGGGTCAAAGAAGAGATCGAGAAGATCATCGGCATTGACGCCACCGACGCCGTCGAGTGCAGCGCCAAGACCGGCCTGGGCGTCGACGAAGTGCTCGAGCGCCTGGTCAAGACCATCCCCGCACCTACCGGCAACTACGAAGATCCGCTGCAAGCGTTGATCATCGACTCCTGGTTCGACAACTACCTGGGCGTTGTTTCCCTGGTACGTGTACGCCACGGCCGTGTGAAGAAGGGCGACAAGATCCTGGTCAAGTCCACCGGCAAGATCCACCTGGTCGACAGCGTCGGCGTGTTCAACCCGAAACACACCGCCACCACCGACCTGAAAGCCGGTGAAGTGGGCTTCATCATCGCCGGCATCAAAGACATTCACGGTGCACCGGTCGGTGACACCCTGACCTTGAGCTCCACCCCTGATGTAGACGTGCTGCCGGGTTTCAAACGCATCCAGCCGCAGGTTTACGCCGGCCTGTTCCCGGTCAGCTCCGACGACTTCGAAGACTTCCGCGAAGCCCTGCAGAAGCTGACGCTCAACGACTCGTCGTTGCAGTACACCCCGGAAAGCTCCGACGCGCTGGGCTTTGGCTTCCGCTGCGGGTTCCTGGGCATGCTGCACATGGAGATCATCCAGGAGCGCCTTGAGCGCGAATACGACCTGGACCTGATCACCACCGCGCCAACGGTTATTTTTGAGCTGGCGCTGAAAACCGGTGAAACGATTTACGTCGACAACCCGTCCAAGCTTCCGGATCTGTCCTCCATCGAGGACATGCGCGAGCCGATCGTGCGGGCCAATATTCTTGTGCCGCAGGAACACCTGGGCAACGTCATTACCCTGTGTATCGAAAAACGTGGCGTACAACACGACATGTTGTTCCTCGGTACCCAGGTGCAAGTGACCTACGATTTGCCGATGAACGAAGTGGTCCTGGACTTCTTCGACCGTCTCAAATCCACCAGTCGCGGCTATGCTTCGCTGGATTACCATTTCGATCGTTACCAATCGGCTAATCTGGTGAAACTGGATGTGCTGATCAACGGCGACAAGGTAGATGCACTGGCACTGATCGTGCACAAGGACAACGCGCACTACAAAGGTCGGCAGTTGACCGAAAAGATGAAAGAACTGATTCCGCGCCAGATGTTCGACGTCGCGATCCAGGCCGCCATTGGCGGGCAGATCATTGCACGGACCTCCGTCAAGGCTCTCAGAAAGAACGTACTGGCCAAATGCTACGGCGGTGACGTAAGCCGTAAGCGCAAGCTGCTTGAGAAGCAAAAGGCCGGTAAAAAACGCATGAAGCAAGTGGGCAACGTGGAAATTCCACAAGAAGCCTTCCTTGCGGTGCTCAGGTTGGATAGTTAG
- a CDS encoding multicopper oxidase family protein, whose translation MSRSFSRRQILGGLAGLAVVGVGAGGGYRYWLGKVAEAEAGHDYELIAAPLDVELVPGHKTEAWAFGPSAPGTELRVRQGEWLRVRFINHLPVATTIHWHGIRLPLEMDGVPYVSQLPVLPGEYFDYKFRVPDAGSYWYHPHVNSSEELGRGLVGPLIIEEREPTGFKHERTLSLKSWHVDEEGAFVAFSVPREAARGGTAGRLSTINGVPQAVIDLPAGQITRVRLLNLDNTLTYRINIPDVDAQIYALDGNPVEPRPLGKEYWLGPGMRICLAIKAPPAGEELSIRNGPVRLGTFRSVANTDAPTEWPPALPANPIAEPDLANAEKLNFNFEWVGTVSVDDGKPPSLWQINGKAWDITDKTCADRPIAKLEKGKSYIFELKNMTQYQHPIHLHGMSFKVIASNRHKVIPYFTDTYLLGKNERARVALVADNPGVWMFHCHVIDHMETGLMAAIEVA comes from the coding sequence GTGTCCCGATCCTTTTCCCGTCGACAAATCCTGGGTGGTCTCGCGGGCCTGGCCGTAGTGGGCGTCGGTGCCGGTGGCGGCTATCGCTACTGGCTGGGGAAAGTTGCCGAAGCTGAAGCCGGGCACGATTACGAACTGATCGCCGCGCCGCTGGACGTGGAACTGGTGCCAGGCCACAAAACCGAAGCCTGGGCATTTGGCCCCTCGGCGCCGGGCACCGAGTTGCGTGTGCGCCAGGGTGAGTGGCTGCGGGTGCGCTTTATCAACCACTTGCCGGTCGCCACCACCATTCACTGGCACGGCATCCGCCTGCCGCTGGAAATGGACGGCGTGCCTTACGTCTCGCAGTTGCCGGTGTTGCCCGGCGAATACTTCGATTACAAATTCCGCGTGCCGGACGCCGGCAGCTACTGGTATCACCCACACGTGAACAGCAGCGAAGAACTCGGCCGTGGCCTGGTGGGCCCGCTGATCATCGAAGAGCGCGAGCCCACCGGTTTCAAACACGAACGCACCTTGAGCCTGAAAAGCTGGCACGTGGACGAAGAGGGCGCCTTCGTGGCGTTCAGCGTTCCCCGTGAAGCCGCGCGTGGCGGCACCGCCGGGCGCCTGTCGACGATCAACGGCGTGCCCCAGGCGGTGATCGATTTGCCGGCCGGGCAAATCACCCGCGTGCGCCTGCTCAATCTCGACAACACGCTGACCTATCGCATCAACATTCCCGACGTCGACGCGCAGATCTACGCGCTGGACGGCAACCCCGTCGAGCCGCGCCCATTGGGCAAGGAATACTGGCTGGGCCCGGGCATGCGTATTTGTCTGGCGATCAAGGCACCGCCTGCCGGTGAAGAACTCTCCATCCGCAACGGTCCGGTGCGCCTGGGCACTTTTCGCTCCGTCGCCAATACCGATGCGCCCACCGAATGGCCGCCGGCGCTGCCCGCCAACCCAATCGCCGAGCCGGACCTGGCGAATGCCGAGAAACTCAACTTCAATTTCGAATGGGTCGGTACGGTGTCGGTCGACGACGGCAAACCGCCGAGCTTGTGGCAAATCAACGGCAAGGCCTGGGACATCACCGACAAGACCTGTGCCGACCGCCCGATTGCCAAGCTTGAGAAGGGCAAAAGCTACATTTTCGAATTGAAGAACATGACCCAGTACCAGCACCCGATTCACCTGCACGGCATGAGTTTCAAGGTGATCGCCTCGAACCGCCACAAGGTGATCCCGTACTTCACCGACACTTACTTGCTGGGCAAAAACGAACGCGCGCGCGTGGCGTTGGTGGCGGATAACCCGGGGGTGTGGATGTTCCATTGCCACGTGATCGATCACATGGAAACCGGCCTGATGGCCGCCATCGAGGTGGCGTGA
- the recO gene encoding DNA repair protein RecO, with protein MSQPISQLAYVLHSRAYRETSALVDFLTPQGRLRAVLRSARGKAGTLARPFVALDVEFRGKGELKNVGRLESVGNSAWLNGEALFSGLYLNELLIRLLPAEDPHPGVFDHYAATLIALAEGRPLEPLLRAFEWRLLDDLGYGFELSNDLHGDPIAADGMYRLQVDAGLERVYLLQPGLFQGTELLAMSEADWTAPGALSAAKRLMRQALAVHLGGRPLVSRELFRKP; from the coding sequence ATGTCCCAACCCATCAGCCAACTCGCCTACGTCCTGCACAGCCGCGCCTACCGCGAGACCAGCGCGTTGGTGGACTTCCTCACGCCCCAAGGCCGCCTGCGCGCAGTCTTGCGCAGCGCGCGGGGCAAGGCGGGTACGCTGGCACGGCCGTTCGTGGCCCTGGACGTGGAGTTTCGTGGCAAGGGCGAGCTGAAAAACGTCGGTCGTCTGGAAAGTGTCGGCAACTCCGCCTGGCTCAATGGTGAAGCCCTGTTCAGCGGCCTGTACCTCAACGAGCTGCTGATCCGCCTGCTGCCCGCCGAAGACCCACACCCTGGGGTCTTCGATCACTACGCCGCGACGCTCATTGCGCTGGCCGAAGGTCGCCCGCTGGAACCGCTGCTGCGCGCCTTCGAATGGCGCCTGCTCGACGACCTGGGCTACGGTTTTGAACTGAGCAACGACCTGCACGGCGACCCCATCGCCGCAGACGGCATGTACCGCCTGCAAGTCGACGCCGGCCTGGAACGTGTTTACCTGCTGCAACCCGGCCTGTTCCAGGGCACCGAGTTGCTGGCCATGAGCGAAGCCGACTGGACTGCCCCTGGCGCCTTGTCTGCGGCCAAGCGCTTGATGCGCCAGGCGCTCGCCGTGCACTTGGGCGGGCGGCCGCTGGTCAGTCGCGAGTTGTTTCGAAAGCCCTGA
- the cmoA gene encoding carboxy-S-adenosyl-L-methionine synthase CmoA, producing MSKEPDRLFAQPLPQVPDFAFNEDVVRVFPDMIKRSVPGYPTIVENLGVLAAQFAQPNSVLYDLGSSLGAVTQALRRHVRTDGCRVIAVDNSAAMVERCREYLNGQDSMFQELLPVEVIEGDILALQFQPASVVALNFTLQFIAPDERLALLGRIRQSLLPGGALILSEKLRFNDPQEHALLTDLHIAFKRANGYSELEIAQKRSAIENVMKPDSLEEHRERLLAAGFSKVVPWFQCLNFASLIALP from the coding sequence GTGAGCAAAGAACCCGATCGCCTATTCGCCCAGCCCCTGCCCCAGGTGCCGGACTTCGCCTTTAACGAGGACGTGGTGCGGGTGTTCCCGGACATGATCAAGCGCTCGGTGCCCGGTTACCCGACCATCGTCGAGAATCTCGGCGTGCTCGCCGCGCAGTTTGCGCAACCCAACAGCGTGCTCTACGACCTGGGCTCGTCCCTCGGCGCGGTCACCCAGGCGCTGCGCCGCCATGTGCGCACCGACGGATGCCGGGTAATCGCCGTGGATAACTCGGCGGCGATGGTCGAGCGCTGCCGCGAATACCTCAATGGTCAGGACTCGATGTTCCAGGAGTTGCTGCCGGTTGAGGTGATCGAGGGCGATATCCTCGCGCTGCAGTTCCAACCGGCCTCGGTGGTAGCGCTGAATTTCACCCTGCAATTTATCGCCCCTGATGAACGCCTGGCATTGCTGGGGCGTATCCGCCAGTCGCTGCTGCCCGGCGGCGCGTTGATCCTCTCGGAAAAACTGCGGTTCAACGACCCGCAAGAGCACGCATTGCTCACCGACCTGCACATCGCGTTCAAACGCGCCAACGGCTACAGCGAACTGGAAATCGCCCAGAAGCGCAGCGCCATCGAAAACGTCATGAAGCCTGACAGCCTCGAAGAACACCGCGAACGCCTGTTGGCGGCCGGGTTCTCGAAAGTCGTGCCGTGGTTCCAGTGTCTTAACTTTGCCTCGTTGATTGCCTTGCCATGA
- the pdxJ gene encoding pyridoxine 5'-phosphate synthase produces the protein MSTSNRILLGVNIDHVATLRQARGTRYPDPVKAALDAEEAGADGITVHLREDRRHIQERDVLLLKDVLQTRMNFEMGVTEEMMAFAERIRPAHICLVPETRQELTTEGGLDVAGQEARIKAAVERLSKIGSEVSLFIDADERQIEASRRVGAPAIELHTGRYADATTPTEVADELQRIIDGVTCGLNEGLIVNAGHGLHYHNVEAVAAIKGINELNIGHALVAHALFVGFKGAVAEMKALILAAASSK, from the coding sequence GTGAGCACCAGCAATCGCATTCTTCTTGGCGTCAACATCGACCACGTCGCTACCCTGCGCCAGGCCCGGGGCACCCGTTACCCTGATCCGGTCAAGGCTGCGCTGGACGCCGAGGAAGCGGGCGCCGACGGCATCACCGTGCACCTGCGCGAGGACCGCCGCCACATCCAGGAGCGCGATGTGTTGCTGCTCAAGGACGTGCTGCAAACCCGCATGAACTTCGAAATGGGCGTCACCGAAGAAATGATGGCGTTCGCTGAACGCATCCGCCCGGCGCATATCTGCCTGGTGCCCGAAACGCGCCAGGAGCTCACCACCGAAGGCGGCCTCGATGTCGCCGGCCAGGAAGCGCGGATCAAGGCTGCGGTGGAGCGCCTGTCGAAGATCGGCAGCGAAGTCTCGCTGTTCATCGACGCCGACGAGCGTCAGATCGAAGCCTCGCGCCGTGTTGGCGCGCCGGCCATCGAACTGCACACAGGCCGCTATGCCGATGCCACCACACCCACCGAAGTCGCTGACGAACTGCAGCGCATTATCGACGGCGTAACGTGCGGCCTCAATGAAGGCCTGATCGTCAACGCCGGCCATGGTTTGCACTACCACAACGTCGAAGCCGTGGCTGCGATCAAGGGCATCAACGAACTCAACATCGGCCACGCGCTGGTGGCGCACGCGCTGTTCGTCGGTTTCAAAGGCGCAGTGGCCGAGATGAAAGCGCTGATTCTGGCTGCTGCCAGCTCCAAGTGA
- the tadA gene encoding tRNA adenosine(34) deaminase TadA: protein MRQIRPTAIIDRSRDQHFMREALALAAQGAALGEVPVGAVLVQDGEIIGRGFNCPISGNDPSAHAEMVAIRAAAQAISNYRLVGSTLYVTLEPCSMCAGLIVHSRIARVVYGALEPKAGIVQSQGQFFTQGFLNHRVLFEGGVLAEECGTVLSEFFKARRAKPTL from the coding sequence ATGCGCCAGATTCGCCCAACGGCGATTATCGACCGCAGCCGCGATCAGCACTTCATGCGCGAAGCCCTAGCCCTCGCCGCTCAAGGCGCCGCCCTCGGCGAAGTGCCCGTGGGCGCGGTGCTGGTGCAGGACGGTGAAATCATCGGTCGGGGTTTCAATTGCCCGATCAGCGGCAATGACCCCAGCGCCCACGCCGAAATGGTCGCCATCCGCGCCGCCGCGCAGGCGATCAGCAACTATCGCCTGGTCGGCAGCACGCTGTATGTAACGCTGGAACCATGCAGCATGTGCGCGGGCCTGATCGTGCATTCGCGCATCGCGCGGGTGGTGTACGGCGCGCTGGAGCCCAAGGCTGGGATCGTGCAAAGCCAGGGGCAGTTTTTTACCCAAGGGTTTCTCAACCATCGGGTGCTGTTTGAAGGCGGGGTGTTGGCTGAGGAATGCGGGACGGTGTTGAGTGAGTTCTTCAAGGCCAGAAGAGCCAAGCCCACGCTCTAA